The Chlorocebus sabaeus isolate Y175 chromosome 9, mChlSab1.0.hap1, whole genome shotgun sequence genome includes a window with the following:
- the FAM170B gene encoding protein FAM170B: MKRHFTDHRGEQSPTDGTTLNLTSPESTEESVEVFWPGTIQREASSPRPRPAIPREEGLYFSARAQGMLVWSSSPSSESSEYQSYSQYQSCCSCMCDEDSAAPQSVCAFYTHVQTVQGVAVAWETETGFEPVSRKPRIHEAQFIKRQRRNGSSFEMASNTDLRWDLEACKSNCSPEPADTELLECCLQELRSPPDWLVTTNYGLRCVACCRVFPSLDALLEHAQHGIREGFSCQIFFEEMLERRRAQGQAHDQQLEEEQSPSDNSECSRPQGEVLPAQQQEKQ, encoded by the exons ATGAAACGCCACTTCACGGACCACAGGGGAGAACAGTCACCCACCGATGGGACCACCCTCAACTTGACCAGCCCTGAGTCCACTGAGGAGAGTGTGGAAGTGTTCTGGCCAG GGACTATACAGAGAGAAGCGTCGTCCCCACGGCCACGGCCTGCCATTCCGCGGGAGGAGGGCCTCTACTTCTCTGCCAGGGCCCAGGGGATGCTGGTGTGGAGCAGCTCCCCATCCTCAGAGTCCTCCGAGTACCAGTCCTACTCCCAGTACCAGTCGTGCTGCTCCTGCATGTGCGACGAGGACAGCGCTGCTCCGCAGAGTGTGTGTGCCTTCTACACGCACGTGCAGACCGTGCAGGGTGTGGCGGTGGCCTGGGAGACCGAGACCGGCTTCGAGCCGGTCAGCCGGAAGCCCCGCATCCATGAAGCCCAGTTCATCAAGAGGCAGAGGCGGAATGGCTCCTCCTTCGAGATGGCTTCCAACACCGATCTGCGCTGGGACCTGGAAGCCTGCAAGAGCAACTGCAGCCCTGAGCCCGCGGACACAGAGCTGCTGGAATGCTGCCTGCAGGAGTTGCGATCGCCCCCGGACTGGCTGGTCACCACCAACTACGGGCTGCGCTGCGTGGCCTGCTGCCGGGTCTTCCCCTCCCTGGACGCTCTGCTGGAGCACGCCCAGCATGGCATCCGGGAGGGCTTCAGCTGCCAGATCTTTTTTGAGGAGATGCTGGAGAGAAGGCGGGCTCAGGGCCAAGCACATGACCAACAGCTGGAGGAGGAGCAGAGTCCTTCAGACAACAGTGAATGTTCCCGGCCCCAGGGTGAGGTGCTCCCAGCACAGCAGCAGGAGAAGCAGTGA